From Novipirellula galeiformis, the proteins below share one genomic window:
- a CDS encoding tetratricopeptide repeat protein, with the protein MARSSKQRLIIAVILTALTVSVGNPLSAQSHGINEMSLERWAKLREVERHQLKIAEKYFLEKSWSVAADEYDKYLTLYESSDAASYVMLKWSLCQVEMRRQNTAIKDGFQSVIDYWPESDDAIAASYYKGKTLKDIGQNEKAKPALQQVLEDHPKHHVSVYAAVQLAEIAALEDNLGDKIKQWRHLTFDVIRDNATSRWCQEASQHLASHQLAHGEFDEAVKALETTYDAERLPLELVNRSQSVLETSMRESATASQGNRLADQLIQFLREQEPAELDDASAKSAATQLLYLIARVQRVVNRDEDVLKTFGEIANRFGADDELLSQTAEYYQAKQNFDKARQAFRNFKNQPDGLSRVARSYRQEKNPELAILTYAQLVSIDPEQTAVWKAEMAMTYREASKHAEAIKIYEALLNEDREHSDKWLWETAMTYRDASKWKEAIGFFRQSDQFPNNYREMAWCHRRLKQYGEAVILYNQIAGGHESSAPWAVLQIGYTEEEAGNQERAITAFKKVCKQFPKDRHASQAHAHLQNKYKLSVTLGGAKQD; encoded by the coding sequence ATGGCTCGAAGCTCAAAACAAAGATTAATCATTGCGGTGATCCTCACGGCGCTGACGGTTTCAGTCGGCAATCCGCTGTCGGCTCAATCGCACGGAATCAACGAGATGTCTCTTGAGCGATGGGCGAAGCTGCGCGAAGTCGAACGCCATCAGCTGAAGATCGCGGAAAAATACTTTCTTGAAAAGAGCTGGAGTGTCGCTGCGGACGAATACGACAAGTACCTAACTCTTTATGAAAGTAGTGATGCGGCATCGTACGTGATGTTGAAATGGAGCTTATGCCAAGTCGAAATGCGGCGACAAAACACAGCAATCAAGGACGGCTTCCAATCCGTCATTGACTACTGGCCCGAATCCGACGACGCCATCGCAGCCAGCTACTACAAAGGAAAAACGCTCAAAGACATCGGACAAAATGAAAAGGCAAAGCCGGCGCTGCAACAGGTTTTAGAAGACCACCCCAAACACCATGTCTCGGTTTATGCTGCGGTGCAATTGGCGGAGATTGCTGCGTTGGAGGACAATCTCGGGGACAAGATTAAGCAATGGCGTCATCTCACCTTCGATGTCATTCGCGACAATGCGACATCCCGGTGGTGCCAAGAGGCTTCGCAACACCTAGCGTCGCACCAATTAGCCCATGGCGAATTTGACGAAGCGGTCAAGGCGTTAGAGACCACGTATGACGCCGAGCGACTACCTTTGGAGTTGGTGAACCGTTCACAGAGTGTCCTGGAAACATCGATGCGAGAGAGTGCAACGGCAAGCCAAGGGAATCGTCTCGCGGATCAATTGATCCAATTTTTGCGTGAGCAAGAACCAGCCGAACTCGATGATGCATCGGCAAAATCGGCTGCAACTCAGTTGCTTTACCTCATCGCTCGTGTTCAGCGAGTTGTGAATCGCGACGAGGATGTACTCAAAACATTCGGCGAAATTGCAAACCGGTTTGGCGCCGATGATGAATTGCTCAGCCAAACGGCTGAGTATTACCAAGCCAAACAGAATTTCGACAAAGCTCGGCAAGCGTTCCGTAACTTCAAAAACCAACCGGACGGGCTGTCCCGTGTCGCCCGCAGCTATCGCCAAGAAAAGAATCCTGAGTTGGCGATCCTCACCTACGCGCAACTGGTCTCCATCGATCCCGAACAAACTGCAGTTTGGAAAGCGGAAATGGCCATGACGTATCGTGAAGCGTCCAAGCACGCCGAAGCGATCAAGATCTACGAAGCATTGTTAAATGAAGATCGTGAGCACAGTGACAAGTGGTTATGGGAAACCGCGATGACGTATCGTGATGCCTCAAAATGGAAGGAAGCGATCGGCTTTTTCCGACAAAGCGATCAGTTCCCGAACAATTACCGCGAGATGGCATGGTGTCATCGACGGCTAAAGCAATATGGCGAGGCGGTGATTTTGTACAACCAAATCGCAGGGGGCCATGAGTCGTCTGCTCCCTGGGCCGTGTTACAAATTGGCTATACCGAAGAAGAAGCGGGTAATCAAGAGCGAGCGATTACAGCGTTCAAGAAAGTGTGCAAGCAGTTCCCCAAGGACCGGCATGCCAGTCAAGCTCACGCTCATTTACAAAACAAGTACAAGCTTTCGGTCACGCTCGGTGGTGCAAAACAAGATTAG
- a CDS encoding DUF4159 domain-containing protein produces the protein MNAVNRFRKLSPPAQWTIGYLAVWLLLLFELRTVQWFPLGIHVLYCVITIPLGMVWFRRARITVTSDTLHPLWESTEIVARPSELFVGNETQSRVRQTPPRWRLSQRERRYLVASVIYVLWWHLALLILDLLVWDAARASLARVGMGALFFIGLMWVVWGIERASTFYAQTPLPEDGKRIWNPLDLRAWFYAVQWWPPPLGNLLSLIRHPNRVASWKPSMRNRKLDQSFVALLSYSFAFLLLSLLFSQLRGCREIYEMPAGGGEQKQLAQVVKIKKVIRKKYVVNPLSAIRFAVPPIDEVQLKLMEITEHAYTVGFGEGKGAGFSEGTFRGKVRLIRLEYSGGDWDQDFGIGGDLNMLLEYGIRTSHHVAEQTESRTISQLHNFPIGKSPPLVYMTGQQNISLSSSEVKTMREYLVDKHGMLFADNGGSRHFHNQFIAMMNRVLPDVQAVPIPLDDVIHRIPYQIPYLPYVAPHGGKEALGWYRDGRWLAYYHPGDIGDAWADGHAGVNADIWESCYRTGTNVIFYAHAEYSKWLEAQNKD, from the coding sequence GTGAACGCAGTCAATCGATTTCGCAAGCTGAGCCCGCCTGCGCAGTGGACGATCGGCTATTTGGCCGTTTGGTTGTTGCTGCTATTCGAATTAAGGACGGTCCAGTGGTTTCCGCTCGGGATACACGTGTTGTATTGCGTTATCACGATTCCGCTGGGGATGGTTTGGTTTCGCCGCGCCCGGATCACGGTGACGTCTGACACACTTCATCCGCTCTGGGAGTCGACTGAGATCGTCGCTCGACCTTCGGAGTTGTTTGTAGGCAACGAAACCCAAAGCCGTGTTCGGCAAACTCCGCCTCGCTGGCGACTTTCACAGCGTGAACGACGCTATCTCGTTGCGTCGGTAATCTATGTGCTGTGGTGGCATTTGGCGTTACTGATATTGGACCTCTTGGTTTGGGATGCCGCCCGAGCCTCTTTGGCACGCGTCGGAATGGGGGCACTCTTTTTCATCGGCTTGATGTGGGTGGTTTGGGGGATTGAACGAGCGTCGACGTTTTACGCACAAACGCCATTGCCGGAAGATGGCAAACGGATCTGGAACCCCTTGGATTTACGTGCCTGGTTCTATGCGGTTCAGTGGTGGCCACCTCCGCTCGGCAATCTCCTATCACTGATTCGCCATCCGAATCGTGTCGCGTCTTGGAAACCGAGTATGCGAAATCGCAAACTCGATCAATCGTTTGTGGCGCTGCTGAGTTATAGTTTTGCGTTCTTGCTGCTATCGCTATTGTTCAGCCAGCTACGGGGATGCCGCGAGATTTACGAAATGCCCGCTGGAGGTGGAGAACAAAAGCAACTCGCCCAAGTGGTCAAAATCAAAAAGGTGATCCGCAAGAAATACGTCGTCAATCCGCTCAGTGCCATCCGTTTCGCGGTCCCTCCGATTGATGAGGTGCAACTCAAATTGATGGAGATCACCGAACACGCCTACACCGTCGGTTTTGGGGAAGGCAAAGGAGCGGGGTTCAGCGAGGGCACCTTTCGCGGCAAAGTGCGATTGATTCGCTTGGAGTATTCCGGCGGCGACTGGGACCAAGACTTTGGCATTGGTGGCGACTTGAACATGTTGTTGGAGTACGGCATCCGGACGTCACATCACGTCGCCGAACAAACCGAATCACGCACCATCAGCCAGCTCCACAATTTCCCCATCGGCAAAAGCCCTCCTCTGGTTTACATGACCGGTCAACAGAACATCTCGCTGTCGAGCTCGGAAGTCAAAACGATGCGAGAGTATCTAGTGGACAAGCACGGGATGTTGTTTGCTGACAACGGCGGAAGCCGGCATTTTCACAACCAATTCATCGCGATGATGAATCGTGTCCTGCCCGATGTTCAAGCCGTTCCGATCCCACTTGATGATGTGATCCATCGAATCCCTTATCAAATTCCCTACTTGCCTTACGTCGCGCCCCATGGTGGCAAAGAGGCACTGGGATGGTACCGGGATGGCCGCTGGTTGGCCTATTATCATCCCGGTGACATTGGCGACGCCTGGGCCGATGGGCACGCCGGAGTTAACGCGGACATTTGGGAATCATGTTACCGCACGGGTACTAACGTCATATTTTACGCACACGCGGAATACTCAAAATGGCTCGAAGCTCAAAACAAAGATTAA
- a CDS encoding ExbD/TolR family protein produces the protein MKITRKKHAATVPSMAMGDIAFNLLIFFVILARATDDSHLQWEPADAEQVTTGGVSTVSVVIDVENKYYINGEPVGIAQISPQINEILGDAPLEDRKVLLKVHRDATANHFEPVIEAVSEAGGQLFHILEEKRVSP, from the coding sequence ATGAAAATCACTCGCAAAAAACACGCTGCCACGGTGCCGAGCATGGCGATGGGAGATATCGCGTTCAATCTGCTAATCTTCTTCGTCATTCTTGCGCGGGCGACTGATGACAGCCACTTGCAATGGGAACCCGCGGATGCAGAGCAAGTCACGACCGGTGGCGTCTCGACGGTCAGTGTCGTGATTGATGTTGAAAACAAGTATTACATCAATGGAGAACCTGTCGGCATCGCTCAAATCTCGCCTCAGATTAACGAGATTCTCGGCGATGCACCGCTGGAGGATCGCAAAGTGCTGCTAAAAGTTCACCGCGACGCAACGGCCAATCATTTTGAGCCGGTGATTGAAGCCGTCAGCGAAGCTGGGGGTCAATTGTTTCATATATTGGAAGAAAAACGGGTAAGTCCATGA
- a CDS encoding ExbD/TolR family protein — MRSARRTSKLLIEPPTSATGDIAFNLIVFFLVCASIQPDSGRQQDIPRSEENQQQKEEAKNIEIAITSNLNAVSINGDTIRSSELTSKLSAMMKGKTRPEDRIVIVKSKTDTPYHHWIDITGAIEQSGGLVTIQREEEQTIQVD; from the coding sequence ATGCGAAGTGCTAGACGAACCAGCAAGCTGTTGATCGAGCCGCCGACGAGCGCAACGGGCGACATTGCGTTCAATCTGATTGTGTTTTTCTTAGTGTGCGCATCAATTCAGCCGGATAGCGGACGCCAACAAGACATCCCTCGAAGCGAGGAGAACCAACAGCAGAAAGAAGAAGCCAAGAATATTGAAATCGCAATTACAAGCAATCTCAATGCAGTTTCAATTAACGGCGACACGATTCGATCTTCGGAACTGACCTCGAAGCTATCCGCCATGATGAAAGGCAAAACACGACCCGAGGACCGGATTGTGATTGTCAAAAGCAAAACGGATACTCCTTACCATCACTGGATCGATATCACGGGCGCTATCGAGCAGTCGGGCGGGCTAGTCACGATCCAACGCGAAGAAGAGCAAACGATCCAGGTTGACTAA
- a CDS encoding MotA/TolQ/ExbB proton channel family protein, with amino-acid sequence MNRLITRTMMVGLWLVLLSPMGGFAQDAVAPANAGISDMDGATSNSPTPPLPSSDAPPNEAGSNESGTPDAPPSQTSTTEDGLLSHIQEFLNTPPLGYMFQGGIFMWPILLMGIIGAGVIIERYRSLNMLATDSTQLRSDVRTMLDEDQIQPAFDLCNAQQGPVPAILATGLRKYLVMQRLGHEPAKIEEQVVKSMDDYSVHIVAALERHLPILATISSAAPMLGFLGTVQGMIVAFDDIVLKMGETNIVEAAASGIKVSLMTTCFGLIVGIPAFVAFNYFTGVINRFVLDVEESATEMIEAVTLQNAIAAADQNAKC; translated from the coding sequence ATGAATAGATTGATAACACGAACCATGATGGTCGGTCTGTGGCTGGTCTTGCTGAGTCCCATGGGGGGCTTCGCTCAAGACGCGGTGGCACCGGCAAACGCCGGAATCTCGGACATGGACGGGGCGACTTCTAACTCGCCGACACCTCCTCTGCCGTCAAGCGACGCCCCACCGAATGAGGCGGGTTCGAATGAGAGTGGGACGCCAGACGCCCCCCCTTCACAAACCTCAACCACCGAGGACGGGCTGCTGAGCCACATCCAAGAGTTCCTCAACACACCGCCTCTTGGATACATGTTCCAAGGTGGCATTTTCATGTGGCCGATTCTCTTGATGGGAATCATTGGCGCAGGGGTGATCATCGAGCGTTACCGAAGTTTGAACATGTTGGCGACCGACTCAACGCAACTCCGCAGCGACGTGCGAACGATGTTGGATGAGGATCAGATTCAACCAGCGTTCGATCTCTGTAATGCCCAACAGGGCCCCGTCCCAGCCATCCTGGCAACAGGATTGCGAAAGTATTTAGTGATGCAGCGACTTGGACATGAACCCGCCAAGATTGAAGAGCAGGTCGTCAAGTCGATGGATGACTACAGCGTTCACATTGTCGCTGCGTTGGAGCGACACCTGCCGATCCTGGCAACGATCTCCAGCGCCGCCCCCATGCTCGGGTTCCTGGGAACGGTTCAAGGAATGATCGTCGCCTTCGATGACATCGTCCTGAAAATGGGCGAAACCAATATCGTCGAGGCCGCGGCATCGGGTATCAAGGTTTCGTTAATGACGACATGTTTCGGATTGATCGTCGGCATCCCTGCGTTCGTGGCCTTCAATTACTTCACCGGGGTGATCAATCGCTTTGTGTTGGACGTAGAAGAATCCGCAACTGAAATGATCGAAGCCGTAACCCTCCAAAACGCAATTGCCGCTGCGGATCAAAATGCGAAGTGCTAG